caggaggattacaagtttgaggttagcttgGTATGCAggataagaccctgtctcaagaaacaaaaagccTCCAACAAACCAAGAAGGCTGGGCATGAAGTGGTAGGCCTTTGAAGCCAGCCAAGCCTGCATAGGTGTGAGCTTGGAAAACAACTGTTGTACCTGTATCTAACAGAAATAGGCATTTACCCCTTGTCTTTGCCTAAAGCATACATTGTAACAACTAATTGTATTACATTGTTAGGAATTGTCATCAGccagtttttgttctttgtttttgagacagggtttctctgtgtggccctggctatcctatagctctctctgtagaccaggctggccaccaactcaggtcctctagaagagcagtcagggctcttatcCATGGAGCTATCTCCagccatctttgttttttttgctaAGTAGCTTTATCAAACAAGTGCCTACCTTCTCAACATTCAACTCTGGAGATTCCTACTCTGTAAGAGCATGAAGATGAAGCCTCTGTAGTGATGTCTGCTGCTTTGGCCTGGCACACTCATGCCTGTGCAGTTCAGTCAGAGCAGCAGAAGGACCATGAGCCACCAGGCATGAGGTGTGAACCTGCCACTAGCTTATGAAGAGGGTGATGGTTATCCAGTTTAGACTGTTGGGGGACAGTCATTGTCTGTCCTTTAGAGCTGAATGGCCATGCAAAGCTCACAGCCCCCTTTCTGTCCATAGTTTGATGAAGGCCGCAACAATTTTGAAGGTGAGATCACCAAGGAGAAGCTGTTAGACTTCATCAAGCACAACCAGCTGCCTTTGGTCATCGAGTTCACTGAACAGGTGGGGCCTCTGAGGTAGAGTGGTAGGGGCTCGGGCCATTGGGAGTATAGTCTAAGAACAGACCCAGTAATTGCTACTTGTTCCACAGACAGCTCCAAAGATTTTCGGAGGTGAAATCAAGACACATATTCTGCTGTTCCTGCCCAAGAGTGTGTCTGACTACGATGGCAAATTGAGCAACTTCAAGAAAGCGGCCGAGGGCTTTAAGGGCAAGGTGGGCTACCTCAGAACATTGGGTTCTTCTACCAGTGCTAGAGGTCTGCTGGTCCTCTGTAGTGCTACCCACGTGGGTCTGCGTTATAGATGTCTACTGGGCCAGCCTTGTTGGCTAGCAAATATTGTTGCTCTAATTAACCAGCCCTAGACTCAAGACTCCAAAGCTGTTTCAAGGATGTGATCATATGTCTAGAATTTTGTCTGAATGTGTGTTTTCTCCCCCAAGATCCTGTTTATCTTCATCGATAGTGACCACACTGACAACCAGCGCATACTTGAGTTCTTTGGCCTGAAGAAGGAGGAATGTCCAGCTGTGCGGCTTATTACCCTGGAGGAAGAGATGACCAAGTACAAGCCAGAGTCAGATGAGCTGACAGCTGAGAAGATCACAGAGTTTTGCCACCACTTCCTGGAGGGCAAGATCAAGGTGTGGAGTTGGACCTGGGTTGTGGTAACACAGTTAGGCTTGCAGAATAGGTTCTATCCATGGCATCCAGTGTCCTGTGCTTCCTGTAGTATCTCCTTCAAATTCTGAAGGTGTTAGCACAAGGTCCTTAGCACAGCCTCTGCTGCTTTGAGGTCTCTGTTCTTACTCTATACCAGGGTCAGGGGAGGGAACCATAGACAGACTCCCCCTTGTATAGCCATGCTCTGAGGTAGGTAGCTTCATGGCTACTAGGACACTTGATCTGTATCTTAGTTGGTCTGCCTTGAAGGCTCAACCTTCTCTTACCAGATTCCTGGCAACGTCAGCTCTGGTTTGTGGAGGACAGTGTGTCTCAGCTATGCCAGGATTGATGTGTGGGGCAATGTCGTACCTGACTGTtcgttcttgttctctctctctctctctctctctctctctctctctctctctattctatTCTAGCCCCACCTGATGAGCCAGGAACTGCCTGAAGACTGGGACAAGCAGCCAGTAAAAGTGCTAGTTGGGAAAAACTTTGAAGAGGTTGCTTTTGATGAGAAAAAGAACGTGTTTGTTGAATTCTGTAAGTGAGGATCTCTGGGTTCCCAGCTTGGTCCTGTAGCGGGCTTGGAAATGATAGCACCTGATACAAACATCTGTAGGTAAGCTCTGTCCAGGATGGGCCCTCAGCACTGCTCTCTTTCAGATGCCCCCTGGTGTGGTCACTGCAAGCAGCTAGCCCCGATTTGGGATAAACTGGGAGAGACATACAAAGACCATGAGAATATCGTCATCGCTAAGATGGACTCAACAGCCAATGAGGTGGAAGCTGTGAAGGTGCACAGCTTTCCCACACTCAAGTTCTTCCCAGCAAGTGCAGACAGAACGGTAAGTCCCTCCCTGCTCGGCCGAGGGGCAGGCAGTCCTTCAGACATTCCTGCCGTGTGTAGCAGGCGCTGCTGGGCCCAGTTCAACCCTTTTCACTCACTTCCTGCAGGTCATTGATTACAACGGTGAGCGGACACTAGATGGTTTTAAGAAATTCTTGGAGAGCGGTGGCCAGGATGGAGCAGGGGATAATGATGTGAGTGTGGCCAGCTCGGGTCCTTGTGGGAGGTACTAAGCTTGGGCTTTGATAGAGACTTCGGTGGCCATGTAACAGGCACAGCTGTGACACCCTAGACTTTGCCTTTGGTTTGAGAGACGTACTCTACAGTCACCACTTAAAACAGCCAGGGCTTCAAAGCCATCCtatggggtttctctgtagccctggctgtcctggaactcactctgtagaccaggctggcctcaaattgagagatccacctgcttctaccccCTGAATGCTGGAATCAAAGTTGTACACCACCACTACCCGGCTGATTTCTGCTAACGTGTACTTAAACTTCTAGCCAATCGTCTGTTGTTTGCTCTGAGGGTATCACACACTAATTAGTTACTGTGTGCAGTGCTGATGGCCCTAGACTGGAGGGTGGGCATGGGCTGCCTTTCAGTAGATCTGTACCTAGAGAGGTCAGCTTATAACCACCATTAACCATGGTGTTGATAATAtggaggaagcagaaggcaggTCAGGATTTAATAGGGTGGAACTTGAAGGCATGTGTCCTTGAGGACCACCTAGAAGTCCTACTGAAGCGAGAGGTATACTGGCCCCAAGAGATCTGTCAGGGAATGGAGTAAGTGCTGTGTCCTGTGGCCAGGCACTACCACACACAGCCTGGGAAAGTAACCAACAGCTACTGTGCTTCAACTTGTGCTGGGCCTGTTGTCCCTGCCAGGTCTGGGACTCTGTAGGTTCCTAGAACCATGCCCAGTTGGAAGTTAGGTTTAGCTGGGGTTCCTAACTGGAAGACATGCCCTATACACAGAAGCCTTATGTCTTATCATACTTAGAACCTCCATCAACCAAGCCAGCGCTGGTGATGGTGGCCAGGTCCTTTATGACCCACCAGGCCTTAGTGTGAGGGCCGGTTTCACTGAGGGCAGCCACAGTGCAGCTTTGGTCCTTTAACTGGCCTTTCCTGCATCCAGGACCTCGACCTAGAAGAAGCTTTAGAGCCAGATATGGAAGAAGACGACGATCAGAAAGCTGTGAAGGATGAGCTGTAGTGCAGAAGCCAGATCTGGGCGCCTGAACCCAAAACCTCGGTGGGCCATGCTCCCAGCAGCCCACGTCTCCGGAGCCTGAGCCTCACCCCAGGAGGGAGCGCCATCAGAACCCAGGGAATCTTTCTGAAGCCACACTCATCTGACACACGTACACTTAaacctgtctcttctttttttgcttttcaattttgGAAAGGGATCTCTGTCCAGGCCAGCCCATCTTGAAGGgctacattttgttttaattggtgGTGTACTTTTTTGTATGTGGATTTTGTCCCAAGTGCTTGCTACAATATTTGGGGATTTCACACTGGTAATGTCTTTCCTGTTAGAGAGGTTTATGCTATCACTTCAGATTTCGTCTGTGAGATGTTTCATCTTCCTGACATGTCTCCATGTCGAGGTACTTGTTCCACCACGCAGACCTCCCTGAGACCCCTTCCTGCCCTGCGCAGGAGGCGATGGATCTGGGTCatacgctctctctctctccaccttgtaCTAGTGTTGCCATGACAGCATGGCTTTTGTAGTTTGCATTTAACCTGGGGATTTCTGCATCCTGTCAGAGGGTGGGTCCCCACGTGTGGAAAAGAGACAGTGTGGCTTGCTGCCAGGCTCAGGCCAGGCCTGGATAGCTCTCACTCTCCTTAAGCCAGAACTACCGACCAGCCGGCCGGCTGTGGGCACATTACTCTGGCTGCTGGACCCTCTTCCAGCATGGCATGTGGCCTGCGTGAGGCAGAACTGGGACCCTTGATTCCCAGACTGGGAGTCAGCTAAGGACACTGGGGCTGAATGAAATGCCCATTCTCAAGGCATTTCTAAACCATAATGTTGGAATTGAACACATTGGCTAAATAAAGTTGAAATTTTACTACCCATTGTCACCTCTGCTTTGTATCTCTGAGCCAAGGGAGCTGAGCTGAAATTCTGCCACCAAAATGGATAGTGGGCATCTGTCATGCATGCTGTCATACATATATCTTGTACAATAACTTTAAATTCAGGATTTAAAGTCTTAAGGTGTACCCTCTAGAAGTAAGTATCCAGAGACCAGACACGCAgctctccaagaaaaaaaaaaaaaaaatggtacccACACCAATGTGGCCtaatgtacatgcacacaaatatgccttggaagggaaagcaggagatgccaaggtggctcagtgggtgaaggcaccTACTGCTGAGCctatttcaatgtgtgtgtggtaAACATGTATGACTCTgatgtgcatgcagtgctcacagaagatggtgttggatccCCCAGCCcttgtgagccatcacatgggTACTGAAAAATTCAGGTCCGCTGCCATACCAGCAAGTGTAGCTCTCCAGCCTTTGACACACACCTGGAATACAAGCACTAAAAAGGATGAAGCATGGAAATTGGTGATTGGAAGCCCTAATTTAGAAAAATAGGCTGGGGATGGTGGTATaccccttaatcccagcactcgggaggcaaaggcaggtagatctctgcctgtggttttaggccagcctggactacacagtgagttccaaacattgcaagaccctgcctcaaaaaagaaaaactggctaGGCATGATGGTGTATCCTAGCCCTGCAGCATAACCCTTGAGAAGGACAAGCAGGAAGGtaagtcatcttcagctacatggtgatttcaaagccagcctaggttCCATGAGACTttacaacaacaacgaaaaccaGTTTGtttaaatgtcactttttttaaaaaagatttattttatttatatgagtacactgcagctatttccagacacaccagaggagggcatcagatctcattacagatggttgtgagccaccatgtggttgctgagaattgaactcaggacctctggaagagcagtcagtgctcttaactgctgagcttcTCTCAGCCCATAAATgccacttttatttcctcaggggAGAGCTGTACCTGAGCTGTGTGAACACAAGGCTTGGGCTGAGTTCTCTTAACTAGAAGCCTGGAAGCCTCTAgtctccatacaatctaatcttcacACTGACTGCTTCAAACTGGCTtccctcagcttctgactgaattgctctgcttggcttcaatcatggttgtgagccaccatgtggttgctgggaattgaactcaggacctgtggaagagcagtcagtgctcttaacctctgagctctctctccagctccttgacatcactttcaaacatggctgcctccttcttcaaactaactttaccttcattgtttgggattaaaggtaaatGCTGAGGGCGTgactgcattccagccagatcacacagatctAGATCTTTGGCTGTGATTCCTTGCCAAGTCAgctatgttgctggattaaaatttctcgaTAAGTTTGACTCGAAGAGCCTCAACTTTCTTAGTTCTTACAGAGAAACTAGGTCCCGAATCAGTTAATGTTTCCCAGTCTCAAAGCTACCATCTCATGTGCAGTAGGCAAAGTGATGGCCCTGGGGCTGGCTTTCTCTCACTCCCCACTGGTGTGGGTACTGTTGAGAGCACAGCAGTATCTGAGAGTCTTAGGGTCACAGGGTTCAGGGTGAACTCTGGGTCCTGACAGTAATGTTTCAGGTTGCCTTAAGTCAGACAGAGCCCACAGCCTTACCAGTGTTCTCGGGGTGCCCTGCCTGTGTTTacctgtgtgcgtgcacacaagtGTTCTGAAGCCATCCAGAATCCACAGCAGAACATCCTCCCATCATCAAGGCTAGGTGCCCTTCTGCTTGCAACCATTGCACTAGACACAACTGTTAGGGTAGGCTGAAGGACCTTCCAAATATGGTTGTCTCTTGGGTCGTGATGACCTTCATGGTCACCTTGTCTTACCATAAAATCTCCACAAGCTTAAGGATGCTCCCATCTGATTTGGCtgtggcagcacacacagcagaggaagaggacCCTCTGTCACCAACTCAGGCAGTGCCAGATTGCCCAGGTATCTGTCATTTCAGTGCTGTACATTCTGACTCAACATTTGAGTCAGCTGTTCACTCACGCTGCCTCCACTGGCTCTCCGTGACTTGCTATAGGGCTGGTTTCCAGCTACTTCGGCTCCAGAAGCTTCTGAAGGGGACCTGCCGACACAATGAATCATGGGCATCTTAAAGTGGGTACAGTCACTTTGGAGTTTGTTGTGGGGAAGATATCAATTCTGTCCCCAAAATGTAAGTCAAGGCTCTGTGGCCAACATGACAGTGCTTCCAGGGGAGAAAAACCAGCAGGCTGTAAGCAGATAGTTTCCAGTCACAGGTAATAAGGTAGATTGTACACTTGCCCTAGAGACAGTTCCAGAACTACTGCCCAGCTGTGTAGAGATTTGGTCTCTGGATAAGAAAGCCTCAGACCAGGCAGCCGCTGTCACGCGCTCCGGACAGAAGAGTGACTCACAGATATCTTTCCCCTTTTGCAGAGGCAGCTGATGAGAACATTCCAGAGCCAGGCTGTGCAGGGCAGCTACAGGGTAGTGTCTAAAACCTCTGTGGTTGGGCCAGTAAGGCAACCGAAGGACCTGTGGAACATGACGGAAGACTGGAATTTCCCAACCCACCCATCCCCTCCACAGGTAGCCAAAAGccattggcctggaacttcaaATAAGTACTGCCCTAAGGGGTCTTCTGGCTTGGAAGTTTAATTGTAGACAGACCATCCTGCAAGCCTATGTTAGATTACCAAACACCTAACAACCCCCAGGCACTGGGTACCTGTCCCTGCTGCTAACATTGTCTGAggtttccttcttcattttcttggtttAGTTTAATTTAGGCTTGGGTCACCcttgctggccttaaacttagtatgtaactcaggctggctttggactcatGGCAAACCATCTGCTTTAGCCTCCAGAGTGCCGGAATTACAAGTTTGATGAGGTAGCTAGCACAAACACCAAACTTGTGTCAGACTCTGGCTGTCTCCCTgttgtggactttttttttttaaattttttttttatttcatgtatgtgggtacactgtcactgtcttcagacacatcagaagaggacatcagatctcatgacagatggttgtgagccaccatgtggttgctgggggaatttgaactcaggacctttggaggagcagtcagtgctcttaactgctgagccatctcttcagacctgTTGTGGACTTTTATAAACTAGAattgggaggggttggggatttagctcagtggtagagcgcttgcctagcaagcgcaaggccctgagtttggtccccagctccggaaaaaaaaaaaaatgtaataaaaagaattGGGTATAGTAATACAAGTCTGGAATCCCAGTGCttattggttggttagttggttggttggtttggtttggttttgaaacagtttccctgtgtagctctgcctgtcctggaactagctctgtagaccaggctggcctcaaactcacagagatctacctgcctccaccaccacccacccgGTAAGAGGACTGAAAGCTTTCAGGCTGCTGGGCTGTGGTAgaacacacctttagtcccagcacaggTGAATTAAGGTAACttggaggctagcctgctcttcagagtgagttccaggatacccagggttacacagagaaaccctgtctcaaaaaacaagcaagcaaacaaacaacaacaaaaaaacaaacaacagaaaggctGAGGACTATAAAATTTTGGAGGGTGTCAATGTTGGTCTGTCTAAGCttcacccccacagctacctggcagcagccaggtatgctccaacCCACAGTGCCTCACACTATAAAAGGGGCcacttgccccctcctccctctctcttactcctctcttaccccctcttactctttgttcttctctgttcttgcccccttccctctccccaccacgtgctcatggccagccacCTTTCGGTTCTTCTACTCTCCTCCCTCTACGTCTTCattcgaaggaagtcaggaacagactgagcatcctaggCAGGtaggaggagagtctccaagcccacccccacagtgacacacttctaaaagcgccactccctgggccaagcatatgcaaaccatcacagagggtAACCTTGgtataatttgttttgttttgttgagccTTAAATTTCTGGCCTctatctcccgagtgctgggatttacagAAATCATCACCACCCTCAACTTCGTGTAAATGTTTTAGTTCATGCCCTGAAAAGTAGGAATTCTAAACCTCACAGACGAGTCGAGTTATAAGCTCATATTGGTGGAGGGAATCGGGGACAGAGGACTGTAAATCCAGGCTTTGTTTTCATGTCGGTCACCGTAAGTGATTGACGGCTTGTTGAAAGTTGAGTACACCAGGTAGAGATCTCAGCTAGGAACACACCGCACAGTTCCTACAAGCAGTGGCTAGAAGACTTCGGGGGGCTAGAATCTGGCTCAAACAGAAACCCCAAACTCAAGAAACTCTGTGCTCTAAATGTCCAGGGGCCTCCCATGCTGAATGTTCCCAGACCTTGTCTCTCTGGAGGCCACTCACTGATGGGAGGAGAGGGCTGCTCTTCTGGTTCTCCTTGCCATTCTGTTGGTGGCACCTTTATCCGAAGGCTTTCATTTGATCCTCTGAGCTGGGGAGTACAGACACGACTTTTCCACAACACGAGAAAAGACAATCGGTGCATCTAAGGGGGGAGGGGTTCTGTTGCCAGGCTACAGTGCAGAACATTTAGTCTCCTTTCTTAAGGTAAATAAGTTAGAGAACGTGGTATCTTATTCCTCCCAAGCAAACAGGAGTTAGCACTGGCCCTGGAGATGCGGAGGCACAGAACCATTCCAAACAGGTTCTCTCAGAGCCTGTTCAAGTTTCTGTGGTACTCAAGCTCAGGGAGCAGCCCCTGAGCACTGAGGTTATATTGAGACACCCCGGCCAAGCAGGGAGTTCTCATTCGGTGTGTCTTGCAGCCAGTGGACCTAGGCTTTACACCTACAGGGTGTGTAACACGTTGGCTTGACGATGGCTGGAAAGCAGCCAGGTGATGTAAGGCCTGCTGCTAAGCACACTGCTGTCCTGGCTTCCCAGCCTGCCAAGTAGCTGCCCAGGCACAGGCCTCTCCTGATCACCTAGGAATCTCATCAGTATAGTGAAGGGTTGTCTCCAGTCTCACAAATTTATGCCCTAGCTCTCAAtactactttgtgtgtgtgtgtgtgtgtgtgtgtgtgtgtgtgtgtgtgtgtgtgtaacagccctgtctgtcctggaactctctgttagactaggctggcctcaaactcacagagatctgcccgcctctgcttcccaagtgttgggattaaaggtgtgcatctcAATACTTTTGAATGTCACTGTTTGGGGAAAAGGATAAGGTCACACTGTAGTAGGGTGTGCCCTAAGTCTTTGTAAGAATGTTTATGGATGGTGTCTTTGTAAGAATGTTTATGGATGGTGTCTTTGTAAGAATGTTTATGGATGGTGTCTTTGTAAGAATGTTTATGGGTGGTGTCTTTGTAAGAATGTTTATGGATGGTGTCTTTGGAAGGAGATATCTGAGTCAGATGtgatagcacacacctgtaattccaacacttgttTGAGAAGCCTGAGGGAGAACTCTGAGTTCTGGACTAGCCAACCTGGAAAACAACTATCTTTcctgaggaaaaagaataataataaaaaacaatgtaaTGGGGTAACCGACTGTGGTAGCCCGACACCTGTAAACTTGCACATGGGGACTGGGGGTGGGATGCTCAGGAGTTTGCCTGAGTTACAAAGGGAGTTCACTGCCGAGGACTCTAtctaaagaagtgtgtgtgttgggggtagggtTTGGACACAGAAATAGCAGCCATTAGATATGAATGTAGAGATGGTGGGATACTTTTAGAAGCCAAAGACCACCAAGGACTAAGAAGCCCTTCCTAGTCTAAGCACCCAGAGGCTGCAACCAGAAGGGCAAGTCCTTGTTTAACCCAATCCGTGTTACTTTGTTACAGCAACCATGACAGAGTCGCCATTGGCTTTCAGGAACACCGGGGAAGCTGCAGAGTTGAAAGCTATCCACAGCTCCATAACCAAGCTTCTGGGCCTGTCTGGCCCAGCTCTGTTCTTGCATCCCATCTACCAGGTAGTCTCATACCCCCAAGCCAAGCATCACCTGAGACCCACAGCTGAAGCTGTTGCAGAAACAAGACAGCTAGCTGGTAGGGTGTCTACAGGAAGCTGACACTTGGggtcctcccctttctcctcctataATGGACACGGTCCCCTGACTTTTAGGAAGACTGAATGACACCTTCAACTTGAGTCCATAAGCTGTCCAGAACCAAGAGGCAgtattgtgcgtgtgtgtatgtgtgtgtgtgtttgtgtgtgtgagcgccCACGCGTGCACAAGGCACTGTGCGTGCTGGGTGAGTCCCATAGGACTAGTAGTGTCGATCTATCTGTAGAGTTGAGATGCCAGTATGATGTACCCTAAAGGCAGTTCTGTGAATCTTCTCTAGAATCCACAAGGGTTGGTAAGAGTGACACGCTGGAGAATGGACTGGGCTGTGACCTCCTAAATGACAATGGATCAGTTGCTCTTCAGATGCCAAGGGAGCTCAGCTTCCAGCAGGTAGACAGGTGAGCCATCATCCTTCAAGTTTAGACCTTCTTGATGCCCTTGAGCTCACTCCCACAGCTTTCTTCATGCACTctctcccagtccttccctcctCTATAAGGCACCTTCTAGGTCCAGCTGCGGGCAGAGAGTAGTAGCCAGGAAGGATCTGACCCCTTTGGCCGGACATGGCGACAGGTGTGCTGAAAGATGAGCCACCAAACATGATCCTGTGctcaaagggggttgggggggggggaagctcaGTTTCAGCTCCTCGCGTCTGCAAGCATGACTGCGTGGCTTTATATAGCCTCGCAAGCCCTATATAAGCTGGAATCGAGGTTCTGTCAAGCGGGAGAGGTTGCGCAGATCTGGTCCGGTTGGCATACTTCTTACTCATACCCACCGAAGTAGGGTCCCACAGAGATAGCCCACCCCAATCCCAGGATGCCCAGCAGAACAGTCCGCTACGCTCGCTACAGCCCCCGACAGCGACGGCGGAGGCTGTTGGCTGATCGGAGTGTGAGGTTCGCTAATGATGTTCTCTTCTTGGACCACATCCGCCAAGGCGACCTGGAGCAAGTGGGGCGCTTTATCCGAGCTCGGAAAGTCTCGCTAGACACTATCTACCCCTCCGGTGAGTAGATAACTGAGAGACTGGTCTTCTGTCCATAAGGAGACAGGGGAAATCCTGTTCAGAGGGTTATAGCTTTGACCCTGTGTTCCCACCCTGCCTAGGCCTGGCTGCTCTTCATGAAGCTGTGCTCTCTGGAAACCTGGAGTGTGTGAAGTTGCTAGTCAAATATGGTGCTGACATTCACCAGCGGGATGAGACAGGCTGGACACCACTGCATATCGCTTGCAGTGATGGATACCCTGACATAGCCAGGTGAGATTATGCAATGCGTTCTAGAGGCTTCATCCTAATCCCCCCCAGGTGGACCCCCAAAATGTGACTCTGAGGATGTAGGCGGCTACTCAGGGATTCTGGCAGTTTCTACCCGATTGCA
The genomic region above belongs to Rattus rattus isolate New Zealand chromosome 9, Rrattus_CSIRO_v1, whole genome shotgun sequence and contains:
- the P4hb gene encoding protein disulfide-isomerase isoform X1 → MLSRALLCLALAWAARVGADALEEEDNVLVLKKSNFAEALAAHNYLLVEFYAPWCGHCKALAPEYAKAAAKLKAEGSEIRLAKVDATEESDLAQQYGVRGYPTIKFFKNGDTASPKEYTAGREADDIVNWLKKRTGPAATTLSDTAAAESLVDSSEVTVIGFFKDAGSDSAKQFLLAAEAVDDIPFGITSNSDVFSKYQLDKDGVVLFKKFDEGRNNFEGEITKEKLLDFIKHNQLPLVIEFTEQTAPKIFGGEIKTHILLFLPKSVSDYDGKLSNFKKAAEGFKGKILFIFIDSDHTDNQRILEFFGLKKEECPAVRLITLEEEMTKYKPESDELTAEKITEFCHHFLEGKIKPHLMSQELPEDWDKQPVKVLVGKNFEEVAFDEKKNVFVEFYAPWCGHCKQLAPIWDKLGETYKDHENIVIAKMDSTANEVEAVKVHSFPTLKFFPASADRTVIDYNGERTLDGFKKFLESGGQDGAGDNDVSVASSGPCGRY
- the P4hb gene encoding protein disulfide-isomerase isoform X2; translation: MLSRALLCLALAWAARVGADALEEEDNVLVLKKSNFAEALAAHNYLLVEFYAPWCGHCKALAPEYAKAAAKLKAEGSEIRLAKVDATEESDLAQQYGVRGYPTIKFFKNGDTASPKEYTAGREADDIVNWLKKRTGPAATTLSDTAAAESLVDSSEVTVIGFFKDAGSDSAKQFLLAAEAVDDIPFGITSNSDVFSKYQLDKDGVVLFKKFDEGRNNFEGEITKEKLLDFIKHNQLPLVIEFTEQTAPKIFGGEIKTHILLFLPKSVSDYDGKLSNFKKAAEGFKGKILFIFIDSDHTDNQRILEFFGLKKEECPAVRLITLEEEMTKYKPESDELTAEKITEFCHHFLEGKIKPHLMSQELPEDWDKQPVKVLVGKNFEEVAFDEKKNVFVEFYAPWCGHCKQLAPIWDKLGETYKDHENIVIAKMDSTANEVEAVKVHSFPTLKFFPASADRTVIDYNGERTLDGFKKFLESGGQDGAGDNDDLDLEEALEPDMEEDDDQKAVKDEL
- the Ppp1r27 gene encoding protein phosphatase 1 regulatory subunit 27 codes for the protein MPSRTVRYARYSPRQRRRRLLADRSVRFANDVLFLDHIRQGDLEQVGRFIRARKVSLDTIYPSGLAALHEAVLSGNLECVKLLVKYGADIHQRDETGWTPLHIACSDGYPDIARYLISLGADRDATNDDGDLPSDLIDPDFKDLVELFKGTSMD